TATGCAACGCTTCCGTCCTTTTCCCAACGGGCCTTTTGTTCGTGAGAACCGAACCTTCCTGTGTAGGCCGTCATTTGAAGAATAGGCGTTCCTTCGGGCAGCGAAACCCAAGCCCTTGCCTTGTCAATAGGGAAGGGCCAGTTGTTCCCGGTGGCGTTCCAATATATTTCGTCGTGATCCTCGAAGAAGGAAACTTGGCTAGTCTGGTAAGTTATGGTGTATGTGTGTATTCCTTTTGATAGGAGTTTGTTGGGGTCTCCTATCCTTATCTTAAGCATGTTTCCTTCCGTGGATGTTTTATGAGGGACGCTTCTTCCGTCCAACAGGACCTCCAATAGGTGAAAGTCCATTCTCATGACGTTTCCCATCTTGTCCTTGTACTTTATGGGGAAGCTCCTGTATATTCCTCTTTTGATTTCCCTGTTTTCAACTAAGAAGGTTATGTCTTCTCTAACTGTCAAGGTTCCGTCTTTTGATACATCGATAACGCTTGAAAACTCCAGTATGCGCTCCTTTGAGGATGCAGCCGAAGGTCCTCCTCCCAAAAACAGAGCAAAGAACAAAACAAAAAGGGCAAGGTACAGCGGTTTTTTGGCCATAATACTAGGTCTTCCTTTCTTTTGTCAGAGCCCGGAGGTACTAAAATTTGACCTGGGGAACATCGAGGTCTTCCTCAGGGGCATCGAAGTACTCCCTTTTGGAGAAGCCAAACATGCTAGCGAAAAGATTGTTGGGGAACACTTGAATCATGTTGTTGTACTCCCTTACTGCTCCGTTGTAATACCTTCTGGCCATTTGAATGTCCTGTTCCAGCTCGGAGAGCGTGTTCTGCAGGTTTAGGAAATTTTCGTTGGCTTTAAGCTCTGGATAGTTTTCTGCCACCGCAAAGAGACTCCTTAATGCCTGCTGTAGGGCACCTTCTGCCTGGGCCCGCTCAGAGATAGAGGAGGACTGGGTTGCAGCAGCTCGGGCTAAGGTCACCTTTTCTAGTAAGTTCTTTTCGTGAGTTGCGTAGCCTTTCACTGCTTCCACCAGGTTCCCTATCAGGTCGCTCCTTCGCTTGAGCTGCACCTCTATGCCGCTCCATGCCTCGTCTACCATGTTCCTGTGTTTTACCATGGAGTTGTATATACTTATGGGCACGAAGACGATGAAGGCCAAAATCACTACAAATAAAAGCAAGTAAAACATGTTACCCCTCCTTTTTTTATTAAAAAAGCCGAGGCATTGAGCCTCGGCTTTTCGTGGACGCTAAGATTCATATATCGAGGTTTCGCACTTCCCTGGCATGGGCTTCTATGAATTCCCTTCGGGGCTCCACCTTGTCGCCCATGAGGATGCTGAAATATTCGTCTGCCGCCACGGCGTCCTCTATCTCTATTCGCTTACATACCCTGGTTGCAGGATCCATGGTGGTCTCCCAAAGCTGAGATGGGTTCATCTCTCCAAGACCTTTGTACCTTTGTATGTTGAGTTTTTTGCCATCTCCAACTTTCTGCCTCAGGTTGTTTAGCTCCTTGTCGCTGAAGCAGTAGTGGATCTCCTTGCCTATTTGGACTCTGTAAAGGGGAGGTTGAGCTATGTAGAGATGTCCCCTCTCTATAAGTTCGGGCATGAACCTGTAGAAGAGGGTTAAAAGCAACGTTCTTATATGGGAACCGTCCACGTCAGCGTCGGTCATGAGGAAGATCCTGTGGTAGCGAAGCTTGCTTATGTCGAAATCTTCCCCGATACCCGTTCCCAGGGCTTGGATTATGGTCCTGACCTCGTTATTGTCCAGGACTTTGTCCATCCGAGCCTTTTCCACGTTGAGTATCTTTCCTCTCAAGGGCAATATGGCCTGGAAGTGTCGGTCCCTTCCCTGCTTGGCGGAGCCTCCTGCTGAGTCTCCCTCTACTATGAAGAGTTCCGATTCCTCTGGGTTCCGGCTGGAGCAGTCGGCTAGTTTTCCAGGTAAGTCAAGCCCCGCAAGGGCAGTTTTACGCCGCACTAGCTCTCTGGCCTTCTTTGCGGCCTCTCGCGCCAGGCGGGCTTTAATGGCCTTTTCCACCACCGGTTTCAGTATCTCCGGCCTTTCGTCTATCTCCACCATTAGGCCATCGTAGAATATGGAATCTACGATACCTTTTATCTCCCCATTGCCCAGTTTCGTCTTGGTTTGGCCCTCGAACTGAGGCTCTGGAAGCTTCACGGATATTACCGCCGTAAGGCCTTCCTTGAGGTCATCGCCAGAGAGGTTGGGATCCTTATCTTTAAGGAGTTTGTTCCTTCGTGCCATCTCGTTGATGGCCCTGGTTAGGGCGGTTCTGAATCCCGAAACATGAGTTCCACCTTCCACGGTATGGATCAAGTTGGCGAAGGCAAAAACTCGCTCCAGGTAACTGTCGTTGTACTGTAAGCCTATCTCCACGGATACGCCGTCTTTTTCCCCTTTGACTACCACAGGAGGAGTGAAGAGGGGGTTTTTGCCTTTGTTGAGATACTCTACGAAAGAGGATATACCGCCCTCATAGTGGAAGGTCTTTTCCTTGCCCGAAATCCGATCCTTCAAGATGATGGTTAATCCCGGGTTGAGGAAGGCCATTTCTCTGAATCTACTGCTCAGTATGTCCCATGAGAAGGTGGTTTCCTCAAATATCTCTCCGTCGGGCTTGAACTCTATTAGCGTTCCTCGTTTATTGGTGCTCTCACCGCAGCACAGCTCAGAGACCGGTTTTCCCCTCCTGTAACTTTGCCTCCATTCCCTTCCGTCGCGCCAAACCGTAAGGTTCAGCCACTCGGAGAGGGCGTTCACCACTGAAACACCTACGCCATGAAGGCCACCGCTTACCTGGTAGGCCTTTTTATCGAACTTACCTCCAGCGTGAAGAGTGGTAAGAACTACTTCAGCGGCTGGTTTTCCCGTTATAGGATGGGGATCTATTGGAATTCCTCGACCATTATCCTCTACGGAGACGTGGCCATCCTCATGGATGATGACCTCAATCCGATTACACCATCCCGCCAAGGCCTCGTCCACCGAGTTGTCCACTACCTCGTACACCAGATGATGAAGTCCCCTGGTCGTAGTGTCTCCTATATACATTCCTGGCCTGCGCCTTACGGCTTCCAGGCCTTCAAGTATCTGAATGTCTTGCGCCGTGTATTGCTTTGCCGATGCTGTCATTTCTTATCTCCCTCTTCTTTCACTTTTGATGCAAGTTTCATGCCTCTTTTGATGAACTCTTCGGACCTTCGCGCCACGGTCATGGGTTGAAAACCCGTGGCCATGACGGAGCCGTCCCGGAGTATGATGGCAGTTTCGTTGCCTTCTCGAACCAAGGCCAATACTCGGTCAATATGCACAAACGTGTTTTGCTCAAGGACTAAAAACACAAAGAAGACCTCCTGAAAGGTTATATATAGCACAAATGCTACATATAATTTTACCACATGTAGCCCTCATCGAAGGGAATTTTCGTCATGTGCTGCCTTTATAGGGCAGAAAGGGTGCTTATTATTTCGTCAACCTTCATCAACATGACGCCTATGTTCTCGAGCTCCTTCTTGCCCCTTTCATAAAGCCCTGAGATTGCGTCCTCTGCTGCTATGATGTTGTAGTCTCTCTCGCAGGCCTCATATATGCTGCTTCTAGGGCAGTTGGGGAAGTTGGAGCCCGAGAAAACCAGGGTCGAAGCGCCAAGCCTCATCAGTACCTCTTCGAGACACGTCTTGTAGAAGGCTCCGAACCGGCTTTTGTATATTATGCACTCTGATGGCCCTAGCCACTGGGGCTTTCCGGCCAAAAGCAGGGGGACATCAAGCTCTATGGGGCTTTCAAGCAAGTCTGGAGCAAGTTGGCTCCCTCTGGAATAGGCCAAAACGGGTCCCCCTTTGGATACTATGGAGCTTCTCCTGAAGGGCTCCGCGTTGGAGCCGTCGGGGAGGTATATCCTGACTACGTGAACTATGGGAAACCCTTTCTTTCTGAAAGCCTCGCACAATCTGCCGGCCTTCTTTGAGACTTTTTCGTTTTCTTCTCTTCCAAAGGGGTTGCCGGGCAGAAAGTCCACCTGCAGGTCCACCGTTACAAGACAAGGCATGTTCATGAAAGCTCCTCCTTCCTCATGGTGAAGGCCAGCGCAGTGCATGAGCCCCTCCACGGACAAATGCTGCAGTTGGTTTCGTTGGGAGTAAAGGGGCCCCAACAGCCCAGTGATGCTACCTCTTGTATCTTCTGCGCCTCTTCCTCCAGGAGATCTAGGGAGAAGGGGACGTTCTCCAAGGTTCCCTCAGGCAAGTGATATATACCAAGCCCTTTTGGGGGCTTTTGAGTCATCTTCCAAAGAGCTGTGCCGTAGAAGAGGAGCTGGTCCTTGTAAAGGGCCTTGGAGGCTTCCTGAGGTGCCGTTATCTTGTAATCAACGATCCAGAAGGCTCCTTGATCCTCGAAGACCAGGTCCATGTATCCGGTCATTTCGGTTTTGCCTCCCAGGTCCACTCGGAAGGGAAGTTCCTTCATGACCTTCGAGGACGCCCTTACCTGAGAAGCCAGTGGGCTTTCAGCAAGCTTGGATAACCATGCCCTTATGATCTTAAGGGTGGAGCTTTCTTTGTAAAGAGGGCGCAGGTAGGGAGGAATTATCTTGAGTCGTTCCATTTTTTTTGCTTCATCTAGGGGGAGGAGCACATCCAGGGATTCCTGGCTGTAATCCCAATCCTTTAGGATCCAGTGAGTTAGGCTCCCCATGTCGCTGCCGCCCCTGCCGTCCTCTGTGGGGGATTCCCAGGCTATATCCAGCCCCTGGCGATATTTCATCCTGTAAGCGTGGGGGCAGAACCTGTATAGAGCGTATATGCTGGCCGTTATGTTCTCGAGGAAAGTTTCCTCAACGAGGGGCTTTTTCTCTATGGTGACAATTGGTCCAAGAGAGCAGGAGGGCTCGGGTTGCTTAGGGCTTTGGGCCCCCTGGTTTTGTTGGTCAGAATAAAGTATCTTAACGCTTTCTTCTTCCATCAATTCTTCCATCCTCAGGAGGATAAGCTCAAGCCACGAGTTTTTCTTGGGTTTCAGCCTGCCTTGATCGTCTAGGTTGCTCACTCCACAGAGGATCAAAGAGTCCTTTGCCCTGGTGCATGCGACGTACAGGAGCCTTTCTTGCTCCTCCAGGATCTC
The DNA window shown above is from Thermovirga lienii DSM 17291 and carries:
- a CDS encoding LemA family protein (PFAM: LemA family~COGs: COG1704 conserved hypothetical protein~InterPro IPR007156~KEGG: aco:Amico_0905 LemA family protein~PFAM: LemA family protein~SPTR: LemA family protein) encodes the protein MFYLLLFVVILAFIVFVPISIYNSMVKHRNMVDEAWSGIEVQLKRRSDLIGNLVEAVKGYATHEKNLLEKVTLARAAATQSSSISERAQAEGALQQALRSLFAVAENYPELKANENFLNLQNTLSELEQDIQMARRYYNGAVREYNNMIQVFPNNLFASMFGFSKREYFDAPEEDLDVPQVKF
- a CDS encoding DNA gyrase subunit B (PFAM: Toprim domain; Histidine kinase-, DNA gyrase B-, and HSP90-like ATPase; DNA gyrase B; DNA gyrase B subunit, carboxyl terminus~TIGRFAM: DNA gyrase, B subunit~COGs: COG0187 Type IIA topoisomerase (DNA gyrase/topo II topoisomerase IV) B subunit~InterProIPR003594: IPR013506: IPR006171: IPR002288: IPR 001241: IPR011557: IPR018522: IPR000565~KEGG: tai:Taci_0130 DNA gyrase, B subunit~PFAM: DNA topoisomerase type IIA subunit B region 2 domain protein; ATP-binding region ATPase domain protein; TOPRIM domain-containing protein; DNA gyrase subunit B domain protein~PRIAM: DNA topoisomerase (ATP-hydrolyzing)~SMART: DNA topoisomerase II; ATP-binding region ATPase domain protein~SPTR: DNA gyrase subunit B;~TIGRFAM: DNA gyrase, B subunit), giving the protein MTASAKQYTAQDIQILEGLEAVRRRPGMYIGDTTTRGLHHLVYEVVDNSVDEALAGWCNRIEVIIHEDGHVSVEDNGRGIPIDPHPITGKPAAEVVLTTLHAGGKFDKKAYQVSGGLHGVGVSVVNALSEWLNLTVWRDGREWRQSYRRGKPVSELCCGESTNKRGTLIEFKPDGEIFEETTFSWDILSSRFREMAFLNPGLTIILKDRISGKEKTFHYEGGISSFVEYLNKGKNPLFTPPVVVKGEKDGVSVEIGLQYNDSYLERVFAFANLIHTVEGGTHVSGFRTALTRAINEMARRNKLLKDKDPNLSGDDLKEGLTAVISVKLPEPQFEGQTKTKLGNGEIKGIVDSIFYDGLMVEIDERPEILKPVVEKAIKARLAREAAKKARELVRRKTALAGLDLPGKLADCSSRNPEESELFIVEGDSAGGSAKQGRDRHFQAILPLRGKILNVEKARMDKVLDNNEVRTIIQALGTGIGEDFDISKLRYHRIFLMTDADVDGSHIRTLLLTLFYRFMPELIERGHLYIAQPPLYRVQIGKEIHYCFSDKELNNLRQKVGDGKKLNIQRYKGLGEMNPSQLWETTMDPATRVCKRIEIEDAVAADEYFSILMGDKVEPRREFIEAHAREVRNLDI
- a CDS encoding hypothetical protein (KEGG: aco:Amico_1646 hypothetical protein~SPTR: Putative uncharacterized protein) produces the protein MVKLYVAFVLYITFQEVFFVFLVLEQNTFVHIDRVLALVREGNETAIILRDGSVMATGFQPMTVARRSEEFIKRGMKLASKVKEEGDKK
- a CDS encoding isochorismatase hydrolase (PFAM: Isochorismatase family~COGs: COG1335 Amidase related to nicotinamidase~InterPro IPR000868~KEGG: mav:MAV_5193 isochorismatase family protein~PFAM: isochorismatase hydrolase~SPTR: Isochorismatase family protein) produces the protein MHCAGLHHEEGGAFMNMPCLVTVDLQVDFLPGNPFGREENEKVSKKAGRLCEAFRKKGFPIVHVVRIYLPDGSNAEPFRRSSIVSKGGPVLAYSRGSQLAPDLLESPIELDVPLLLAGKPQWLGPSECIIYKSRFGAFYKTCLEEVLMRLGASTLVFSGSNFPNCPRSSIYEACERDYNIIAAEDAISGLYERGKKELENIGVMLMKVDEIISTLSAL